The Deltaproteobacteria bacterium genome has a segment encoding these proteins:
- a CDS encoding ABC transporter ATP-binding protein, whose product MLRLVDISTEYDRVPMLRGVNLGIERGKLICLLGSNGAGKSTTVKTILGLVKPTGGEIRFEGRSLTGLKTNRIVELGISVVPEGRRLFPKMTVLENLRLGAFFVKDARSIEERVERVFHLFPALKTRLHQTAGTLSGGEQGMVAIGRGMMSRPKILLLDEPSLGLAPRLVQEYFQTISRINREEKTTILLIEQNAAKALSIADGGYVLQKGRIVAQGTARQLMETQVIKKAYLRGSD is encoded by the coding sequence ATGCTCAGGCTTGTTGATATTTCTACGGAGTACGACCGTGTCCCCATGCTCAGGGGCGTGAACCTCGGCATAGAAAGGGGGAAACTGATCTGTCTTCTCGGAAGCAATGGAGCGGGAAAATCGACGACCGTAAAGACAATCCTCGGCCTCGTCAAACCCACAGGCGGAGAGATCCGTTTTGAGGGGCGGTCTCTCACCGGTCTCAAGACAAACCGCATCGTCGAACTCGGGATCTCGGTCGTTCCCGAAGGAAGACGGCTCTTCCCGAAGATGACGGTCCTGGAAAACCTCAGGCTGGGGGCTTTCTTTGTCAAGGACGCAAGGAGTATCGAGGAAAGGGTGGAAAGGGTCTTCCACCTCTTTCCCGCCCTCAAGACCCGGCTCCATCAGACGGCAGGTACCCTGAGCGGCGGAGAACAGGGTATGGTCGCCATCGGCCGGGGAATGATGAGCAGGCCCAAGATCCTGCTGCTCGATGAGCCCTCTCTCGGGTTGGCTCCCAGGCTGGTCCAGGAGTATTTCCAGACCATCTCGAGGATCAACCGGGAAGAAAAGACAACGATCCTCCTCATCGAGCAGAACGCCGCCAAGGCCCTTTCCATTGCAGACGGCGGCTATGTTCTCCAGAAAGGCCGTATCGTAGCGCAGGGAACCGCCCGGCAACTCATGGAGACCCAGGTCATCAAGAAGGCCTACCTCAGGGGGTCAGACTAG
- a CDS encoding ABC transporter ATP-binding protein, which produces MPSPLLLETRDLTINFGGLTAVDRVSFEMAPGEVVGLIGPNGSGKTTFFNLLTGIYRPTAGEILFLGESTLGFPAFQLARRGIARTFQNNRLFANLSVLDNVIIGMHHKQKSQWYHAVFRNRFAREELREAARRAIELLGFFSRELVDSCYKKAGDLPQAHRRRLEICRALAADPLLLLLDEPSAGMDPEETSDLMEDIRKIQQKKSRIGIIIIEHDMTVIKGVADRVVVFNYGRKIAEGPFAEIAANPEVLEAYLGQKDRNAQAC; this is translated from the coding sequence ATGCCTTCCCCTTTGCTCTTGGAAACCCGGGACCTCACGATCAACTTCGGAGGGCTGACTGCCGTGGACCGGGTCTCCTTTGAGATGGCCCCAGGTGAAGTCGTCGGCCTGATCGGCCCAAACGGGTCGGGCAAGACGACTTTTTTCAATCTCCTTACCGGGATCTACCGGCCCACGGCGGGTGAGATCCTCTTTCTAGGGGAGAGTACTCTGGGCTTTCCGGCCTTCCAGCTCGCCCGGCGGGGGATCGCCAGGACCTTCCAGAACAACCGATTGTTTGCCAACCTCAGTGTCCTCGACAACGTGATCATCGGAATGCATCATAAACAGAAATCCCAGTGGTATCATGCCGTCTTTCGCAACCGATTTGCCAGGGAGGAACTCAGGGAGGCGGCCCGTCGAGCCATCGAACTCCTGGGTTTCTTCAGCCGGGAGCTCGTCGATAGCTGTTACAAGAAGGCAGGAGATCTACCCCAGGCCCACAGAAGGAGGCTCGAAATCTGCAGGGCTCTGGCCGCGGATCCCTTACTCCTACTGCTGGATGAGCCGTCTGCAGGGATGGATCCCGAGGAGACCTCCGATCTCATGGAGGACATACGAAAGATCCAACAGAAAAAGAGCCGGATCGGGATCATAATCATCGAACACGACATGACCGTCATCAAAGGGGTGGCGGACCGCGTCGTGGTCTTCAACTACGGCCGCAAAATCGCCGAAGGTCCCTTTGCCGAGATAGCGGCCAACCCGGAGGTTCTGGAAGCCTATCTGGGGCAGAAGGACCGAAATGCTCAGGCTTGTTGA
- a CDS encoding branched-chain amino acid ABC transporter permease, whose translation MKKYGRIQEAVLVLLAELFAFSVFVLFLRVEHVVGTIVVILAIGGCWYLFDRSERVQDYLTTAFRHQRGFSVIIAVVLLVALPVVLRDDPYLIHICLTAGIYVMLATGLNYQLGSTNIVNLATAASYGVGAYTSALLSVHTGAGFWLVIFAAGGAASFMGFLLGLPTTKTKDYYLSLVTIAFGLIVYLLLNNLHFTGGPNGIGDIPAPSLFGHSFRQGIDVLGLSLPFHANYYYLVLSFCLVYTVISQRLHDSRTGLTWNAIREDEIAARCSGIHVANYKILSFCINCFLDGVTGAVYAHYVGFISPENFQFMLSVVVVTMVILGGMDNVFGVVFGAVLLTLLPEKFRIFEDFRLMMYGVIVITTLVARPQGLFPQKLRKYG comes from the coding sequence ATGAAGAAATACGGCCGGATTCAGGAAGCGGTCCTGGTTTTGCTGGCAGAGCTGTTTGCTTTCTCGGTGTTTGTTCTTTTTCTGCGGGTGGAGCATGTGGTGGGAACGATCGTCGTGATTCTGGCAATCGGCGGATGCTGGTATCTCTTCGATCGGTCTGAAAGGGTCCAGGATTACCTCACCACGGCCTTCCGGCACCAGAGGGGTTTTTCGGTAATCATCGCAGTCGTCCTGCTGGTCGCTCTTCCAGTCGTCCTGAGAGACGATCCCTATCTGATCCATATCTGCCTTACTGCCGGGATCTATGTGATGCTCGCAACGGGCCTCAACTACCAGCTCGGAAGCACCAATATCGTCAACCTCGCCACGGCCGCCTCCTATGGTGTCGGTGCCTATACGTCGGCGCTCCTGTCGGTGCACACGGGTGCGGGTTTCTGGCTGGTTATCTTTGCCGCTGGAGGTGCTGCGTCATTCATGGGCTTTCTCCTGGGCTTGCCCACCACGAAGACCAAGGACTACTATCTCTCCCTCGTGACCATCGCCTTTGGTCTGATCGTCTACCTCTTGCTGAACAACCTCCACTTTACCGGGGGGCCGAACGGGATAGGCGACATCCCTGCTCCCAGCCTCTTCGGCCATTCCTTCAGACAGGGCATCGATGTCCTCGGACTCAGCCTTCCCTTTCATGCCAACTACTACTACCTCGTCCTCTCTTTCTGTCTGGTCTACACCGTAATCTCCCAGCGACTCCACGACTCCCGGACAGGTCTGACATGGAACGCCATCCGGGAGGACGAGATCGCTGCACGATGTTCTGGAATCCACGTCGCCAATTACAAGATCCTTTCCTTCTGTATCAACTGTTTTCTCGACGGCGTGACCGGGGCGGTCTACGCCCATTATGTGGGCTTTATCTCGCCGGAGAATTTTCAGTTTATGCTCTCGGTGGTCGTCGTGACCATGGTGATTCTCGGAGGCATGGACAACGTGTTCGGGGTTGTCTTCGGCGCGGTTCTCTTGACCCTGCTCCCGGAGAAATTCCGCATATTCGAGGACTTCAGGCTCATGATGTACGGTGTCATCGTTATCACCACCCTGGTTGCCAGGCCCCAGGGACTCTTTCCCCAGAAGTTGAGAAAATATGGTTGA
- a CDS encoding branched-chain amino acid ABC transporter permease: MSELIQQSINALLLGCNYTLIAIGFSLFFGALNVVHFSHGDVCILGSYVILIFYAVGRASGLLEVLPPGLSVPVLIGAAAAVTGILGAVFERLVIRPFRHAPLLMVLVATVALGLIIREAIRVFYPQGSNPQIFPQLLPGGGLHVAGIPLRYDNLIILGVTVGLIFSMFLFIERTRMGAAIRAISQDMEAAMMMGINIDTTVAVTFLLGSGLGAVAGILNGAYISIVRFDMGLMGGIKGFSAAVVGGLGNIYGAIFGGLVLGFVETFASAFIPGGTAYKDVFAFLVVIFFLVFKPSGILGEKAYEKV, encoded by the coding sequence TTGTCGGAGCTCATCCAACAGAGCATCAACGCCTTGCTCCTTGGATGCAACTACACCCTCATCGCCATCGGGTTCAGCCTCTTTTTCGGTGCTCTCAACGTGGTCCACTTCTCCCACGGAGACGTCTGCATCCTCGGCAGCTACGTAATTCTCATCTTCTACGCTGTAGGAAGAGCCAGCGGCCTCCTTGAAGTCCTTCCGCCCGGACTGTCCGTCCCTGTCCTGATCGGGGCCGCCGCCGCCGTGACGGGTATCCTCGGTGCGGTCTTTGAAAGGCTGGTTATAAGGCCTTTCAGACACGCCCCGCTCCTGATGGTCCTTGTGGCCACGGTAGCCCTGGGTCTAATCATCCGAGAGGCTATCCGAGTATTCTACCCCCAGGGAAGCAATCCTCAAATCTTTCCCCAGCTCCTCCCCGGCGGGGGTCTCCATGTGGCAGGCATCCCCCTCCGCTACGACAACCTGATCATCCTGGGAGTGACGGTCGGACTCATCTTCTCCATGTTCCTCTTTATCGAACGCACCCGGATGGGTGCGGCCATCCGCGCCATATCCCAAGACATGGAGGCCGCTATGATGATGGGAATCAACATAGACACCACGGTGGCGGTGACTTTTCTGTTGGGTTCAGGTCTGGGTGCGGTGGCGGGTATCCTGAACGGAGCCTATATCAGTATCGTCCGTTTCGACATGGGGCTCATGGGAGGCATCAAGGGCTTCTCTGCTGCGGTGGTGGGGGGGCTCGGCAATATCTACGGCGCCATATTTGGAGGTCTCGTCCTTGGATTCGTGGAGACCTTTGCCTCTGCTTTCATACCCGGAGGAACGGCATACAAGGACGTGTTTGCCTTTCTGGTGGTCATCTTCTTCCTTGTCTTCAAGCCTTCGGGCATCCTGGGGGAAAAGGCCTACGAGAAGGTTTGA
- a CDS encoding branched-chain amino acid ABC transporter substrate-binding protein, with protein sequence MKRLSFAFVVLATAVTVVIVLSPWPKAVWAKTVKIAFIGPLTGPNAAQGNGAKNCFDLAIKQANASGDFPYKIKMVPLDDASDPAVAVSAALKAVSDRKVVAASGHWNSACALATIHTFHSFKVPFVVWGAISPRITEYNYPEVTRNCPTLVQENVPFAKWVIQDLGYRSFSIISDTTDYGEQNTKAFKALAEKYGAKILSVDAVPVGTTDFRPILTKIKGLDPSAIYFGGVVMEGALTKSQMAKVGLNKLFCAVSGLADEKFNEVAGKAAEGTVITKPGFDLDELPGGVEFKKAYEEQGYGEPMGAYGIYAYEAANIILEALRQVGPDDKTAIAKAIRAMKYKGILGTTTFDQNGQTELALVTRLVSQDGRWVKWGKSAYARGERSLPRP encoded by the coding sequence ATGAAGAGACTCTCCTTTGCTTTTGTCGTGCTTGCCACGGCTGTCACCGTGGTGATTGTCCTCTCCCCATGGCCGAAGGCGGTCTGGGCGAAAACCGTCAAGATCGCCTTTATCGGCCCTCTGACCGGACCCAACGCCGCTCAGGGCAACGGGGCCAAGAACTGTTTTGATCTTGCCATCAAGCAGGCCAACGCCTCCGGTGACTTTCCTTACAAGATCAAGATGGTGCCCCTGGACGACGCATCCGATCCGGCCGTGGCGGTTTCTGCGGCTCTCAAGGCTGTCTCGGACCGGAAGGTGGTTGCAGCTAGCGGCCATTGGAACAGCGCGTGCGCTCTTGCAACGATCCACACTTTCCATTCTTTCAAGGTTCCGTTTGTTGTCTGGGGGGCGATCAGTCCCAGGATCACGGAGTACAACTATCCTGAGGTCACCCGCAACTGCCCGACGCTGGTGCAGGAGAACGTGCCTTTTGCCAAATGGGTCATCCAGGATCTCGGGTACAGGAGCTTCAGTATCATCTCGGACACGACGGACTACGGCGAGCAGAACACCAAAGCCTTCAAGGCCCTGGCCGAGAAATACGGCGCAAAGATACTGTCGGTCGACGCGGTTCCGGTGGGAACAACCGACTTCAGACCGATCCTGACAAAGATCAAGGGGCTCGATCCTTCTGCCATCTATTTCGGCGGCGTCGTTATGGAGGGCGCTCTTACCAAGAGCCAGATGGCGAAAGTCGGATTGAACAAGCTCTTCTGCGCGGTCTCCGGGCTTGCAGACGAGAAATTCAACGAGGTGGCCGGGAAGGCCGCCGAAGGAACCGTCATCACCAAGCCGGGCTTCGATCTTGACGAGTTGCCAGGGGGCGTGGAATTCAAGAAGGCTTACGAGGAGCAAGGCTACGGTGAACCCATGGGGGCCTACGGTATCTATGCCTATGAAGCGGCCAATATCATCCTCGAGGCTCTGAGACAGGTCGGACCTGACGACAAGACGGCGATCGCCAAGGCGATCCGGGCAATGAAATACAAGGGGATCCTTGGAACAACCACCTTTGACCAGAACGGGCAGACGGAGCTCGCCCTCGTGACCAGGCTCGTGAGCCAGGACGGCAGATGGGTGAAATGGGGAAAATCGGCTTACGCCAGGGGAGAAAGAAGTCTTCCCAGGCCCTGA
- a CDS encoding TIGR03545 family protein, giving the protein MKMIRRSGLAIFVAVVALIGGFNLLRLDSIIKSILQDQASLAVGARVDIGDLKFSPFGLDIEIRNLRVADPDEPMRNIFEARNVTLDLAALPLLRRKFVVQRLKAEDIVWATPRQTSGGLPPRLRQQPKRPYGAQIGRQGDREIQDCVLPDLSLLQNPEDGLLGDFLAETSLPSSDFLAARQQEFTNLKTSWDRHLAGLPTEKEIKDSLAALRNLTREMPKATGELSGCLRRVTDAEQRLADIRKNLLAARAEFQKQVRSLKCPPSELKRLEKQDFKTLWTRLDIREPRAEDLLCVLLGKDIARKVDHVLAWYRRIARFMPSGPPEGRQQEPRTRPASGLKGLDVLFPVTSGWPKFVLEVGEFSALPHGGAEPGRALFSRLSGEVQGLTSQPALYGKPTVFRFEATLPGEEPGQLVFFAEFDHRKRPSRDHMELLIKSLRLDRSQDGLDRDRALLLTSASLDMEGDIRFRGEDMEGTVRVSLNRPKVKLGSGAALLAGLFDNPEPLEMDLYISGTIDQPRMRLATPASTTLSASLERVFRARRQSLRRKVRKIVNSRLHEKLTAFQVQVATYEKRVLGDLVRRLHATRPVKQKGGRGKTSLQGAATGQNPSERPERLA; this is encoded by the coding sequence ATGAAAATGATCCGGCGGTCTGGACTGGCAATTTTCGTCGCCGTTGTTGCCCTCATCGGTGGATTCAATCTTCTCCGCCTGGACAGCATCATCAAGTCGATTCTTCAAGACCAGGCCAGCCTCGCAGTGGGCGCTCGAGTCGACATCGGGGACCTCAAGTTCAGCCCCTTCGGCCTCGACATAGAGATCAGAAACCTCAGGGTGGCCGACCCGGACGAACCCATGCGGAATATCTTCGAAGCCCGGAACGTGACCCTGGATCTGGCGGCTCTTCCCCTGCTCAGGAGGAAATTCGTCGTCCAGCGCTTGAAAGCGGAGGACATTGTCTGGGCCACTCCTCGTCAGACCTCGGGAGGGCTGCCACCAAGGCTTCGACAGCAGCCGAAGAGACCATATGGCGCCCAAATCGGCAGGCAGGGAGACAGGGAAATCCAGGACTGCGTCCTTCCCGATCTGTCTCTCCTTCAGAACCCCGAGGATGGACTTCTTGGAGACTTCTTAGCCGAGACCAGCCTGCCCTCGTCCGATTTTCTGGCCGCCCGTCAACAGGAGTTCACCAACCTGAAGACATCCTGGGACAGACACCTTGCAGGCCTTCCAACAGAGAAGGAGATCAAGGATTCCCTGGCCGCACTTAGAAACCTGACGAGGGAAATGCCCAAAGCGACCGGCGAGTTATCAGGTTGCCTGCGAAGGGTCACGGATGCCGAGCAGAGACTGGCAGACATCAGGAAGAATCTGCTAGCCGCCAGAGCCGAATTCCAGAAGCAGGTGAGAAGCCTGAAATGCCCTCCGAGCGAGTTGAAAAGGCTCGAAAAGCAGGATTTCAAAACCCTCTGGACACGACTCGACATCCGGGAGCCCAGGGCTGAGGATCTGCTCTGTGTCCTCTTGGGCAAGGACATTGCCAGAAAGGTGGATCACGTTCTGGCCTGGTACAGGAGAATCGCCCGTTTTATGCCGTCAGGCCCACCCGAGGGCAGGCAGCAAGAGCCGAGAACCAGGCCTGCATCCGGTCTTAAGGGCTTGGATGTCCTCTTCCCTGTCACCAGCGGGTGGCCCAAGTTCGTCCTTGAAGTAGGCGAGTTTTCTGCTCTCCCTCACGGAGGCGCCGAACCGGGCCGTGCCTTGTTCAGCCGCCTCTCCGGGGAAGTCCAGGGGCTGACCTCACAACCCGCTCTCTATGGGAAACCCACGGTTTTCCGATTCGAGGCGACGCTGCCCGGGGAAGAGCCCGGGCAGCTCGTCTTCTTTGCAGAATTCGACCATCGGAAAAGACCCTCTCGGGATCACATGGAACTCCTTATCAAAAGCCTCAGGTTGGATCGCTCCCAAGACGGCCTCGACCGCGACAGGGCTCTACTGCTCACCTCAGCATCTCTCGATATGGAGGGAGATATCAGGTTCAGGGGTGAGGACATGGAAGGAACAGTCCGGGTGAGCCTCAACCGACCAAAGGTGAAGCTCGGATCAGGAGCGGCGCTACTGGCGGGTCTCTTCGACAACCCGGAACCACTCGAGATGGATCTTTACATTTCGGGAACCATTGATCAACCCCGCATGCGACTCGCCACTCCGGCTTCCACGACCCTGTCTGCGTCCCTGGAGAGAGTCTTTCGTGCCCGACGACAAAGCCTGCGCCGCAAGGTCAGAAAAATAGTCAACAGCAGGTTGCACGAGAAACTCACCGCTTTCCAGGTCCAGGTGGCCACCTATGAGAAGCGCGTTCTCGGTGACCTGGTCCGCCGACTCCACGCTACCCGCCCAGTGAAGCAGAAGGGCGGCAGGGGGAAGACTTCTCTCCAGGGGGCGGCAACAGGGCAAAATCCCTCTGAAAGACCGGAAAGGCTTGCCTGA
- a CDS encoding TIGR03546 family protein, with protein sequence MVRYILRFITVMGSHRDPRQISLGFALGMVLGFTPISSLHNLLVLLSILLFPVNLTAVVLSWMVFSGLALAGDPLFHRLGLFLLADLRPLRGFWTTLYNAPLVPYTRFNNTLVLGSLVFSLMTFCPLYLGGCIVIVKYREAVVEHVKRCKVVRVVRASSLYRWYIRHSELKG encoded by the coding sequence ATGGTCCGGTACATTCTAAGGTTCATCACGGTGATGGGCTCGCATAGAGACCCGCGCCAGATCTCACTCGGATTTGCCCTCGGCATGGTTCTTGGATTCACACCAATCTCCAGCCTCCATAATCTGCTGGTCCTCCTTTCGATTCTCCTCTTCCCGGTGAACCTAACCGCGGTCGTACTCTCATGGATGGTCTTCAGCGGCTTAGCCCTGGCAGGTGATCCACTCTTTCATCGGCTGGGGCTCTTTCTGCTGGCTGACCTAAGGCCTCTCCGAGGGTTCTGGACAACCCTCTACAACGCCCCTCTGGTTCCCTATACCCGATTCAACAACACCCTTGTCCTGGGGAGCTTGGTCTTCTCTCTCATGACTTTTTGTCCCCTGTATCTCGGCGGTTGCATCGTAATCGTCAAGTACAGGGAGGCCGTGGTCGAACATGTCAAGAGGTGCAAGGTTGTCCGGGTGGTCAGAGCCTCCAGCCTTTACAGGTGGTACATTCGCCACAGCGAACTGAAGGGCTAG
- a CDS encoding trypsin-like peptidase domain-containing protein yields MMRIVKMRNRRRIPGAVFFMPVLIAGFVLLGHSASALTAGAIYRKASPGVVFIVAFQDSQAGRAGTGSIIREDGLVITSAHILVPRNSSAPASKISVFLKPRQITGNYKRDLSRGYRGRVLAYDLPLDLALVRIIGVEEPLVALRFGDSDRVSIGDQAYAIGHPEQGGLWSLTTGVISARIDGFGGIAGKNLFQTEASINRGNSGGPLLDREGRIIGVNSMIARQAADGTVITDVNFSIRSKVVLGWLDRLGYPVAAAAPTRSSEEQGETSSVPHRDGEASEQPSGPRSREKPPCKAEGETKNASERGEILTRKNPYVMEELVAGMEEMETMMEEMHQKIQDFKKRRYP; encoded by the coding sequence ATGATGAGGATAGTGAAGATGAGGAACCGACGAAGGATACCAGGGGCAGTCTTTTTCATGCCGGTACTTATAGCAGGATTCGTCCTGCTGGGCCACTCCGCCTCCGCCCTGACTGCTGGGGCGATTTACCGGAAGGCGAGCCCCGGGGTAGTTTTTATCGTCGCCTTCCAAGACTCGCAGGCAGGACGGGCCGGTACAGGATCGATAATCCGGGAGGACGGCTTGGTGATCACCAGTGCCCATATCCTGGTCCCTCGGAACTCCTCTGCACCTGCGTCCAAGATCTCGGTCTTCTTGAAACCCAGGCAGATTACCGGAAACTACAAGCGGGACCTTTCCAGGGGATACCGGGGAAGGGTCTTGGCCTACGATCTCCCCCTCGATCTGGCTCTGGTCAGGATCATAGGGGTGGAGGAACCCCTTGTAGCGCTCCGGTTCGGCGATTCCGACAGGGTATCCATAGGCGACCAGGCTTACGCCATCGGCCATCCCGAACAGGGAGGGCTCTGGAGCCTGACCACCGGGGTGATCAGCGCCCGGATAGACGGCTTCGGCGGGATTGCGGGGAAGAATCTGTTCCAGACAGAGGCGAGCATCAACCGGGGTAACTCGGGCGGCCCCTTACTCGACCGGGAGGGGAGGATAATAGGAGTCAATTCCATGATCGCCCGGCAGGCCGCCGACGGCACGGTCATCACGGACGTCAATTTCTCCATCAGATCGAAGGTGGTTCTTGGATGGCTCGACCGCTTGGGCTATCCTGTCGCCGCGGCAGCACCGACCCGATCTTCCGAGGAACAGGGAGAGACCTCGTCCGTTCCCCATCGTGACGGGGAAGCATCCGAACAACCCTCGGGCCCCAGGAGTCGGGAGAAGCCCCCGTGCAAAGCCGAAGGGGAAACGAAGAATGCCTCTGAGAGAGGAGAGATCCTCACAAGGAAAAACCCCTATGTCATGGAGGAATTGGTTGCAGGCATGGAGGAGATGGAGACCATGATGGAGGAGATGCACCAAAAGATCCAAGACTTCAAGAAGAGGAGGTATCCATGA
- a CDS encoding LPP20 family lipoprotein has product MMRPPELRLFALSVVCLIGAGCASPRPEVHVQEIRGKADLAFRELEMEEKPSQSPAGRSRRDERRPSHDRIVPETTAPLAEGGRPDWVDGRSARYPEWRYLTGVGYGSDRRSAEENARAEIAKVFSSRILSQTRIYEEYLETTSMGKSAQTGSIDIEQITTISTERVLSGVRIAEVYLEGGPDPIYYALALLDRDQSATILRRRIRELDRSIEGLLAEAADQEDVLARIRYLSRSVRKYLLREACNGELRIVTPSGKGIPPPFGFREIRNQLETALSRDFSVGLVITGSHADRIKEALVQALNERGIAVSCDLAKARVLVKGTIEITPLERQASEWNYVRWRIHLDLLDQREGTVFGSLNETGREAHLSFPQAEDRAVRRIQKRLVMDTAGKVKEYILPP; this is encoded by the coding sequence ATGATGAGACCGCCGGAACTACGACTCTTTGCTCTCTCGGTTGTCTGTCTGATCGGGGCCGGATGTGCATCCCCGCGGCCGGAGGTTCACGTCCAGGAGATCCGCGGGAAAGCGGACCTGGCCTTCCGTGAGCTGGAGATGGAAGAAAAACCCTCTCAGTCCCCTGCAGGACGGTCGAGAAGAGACGAGCGAAGACCATCCCATGACAGAATCGTACCAGAGACCACCGCACCCTTGGCTGAGGGAGGGAGGCCGGACTGGGTGGACGGCAGGAGCGCGAGATACCCAGAGTGGAGATATCTCACTGGGGTTGGCTACGGTTCGGATCGCCGTTCCGCAGAGGAGAACGCCCGCGCCGAGATCGCCAAGGTGTTCTCCAGCAGGATACTCTCCCAGACCAGGATCTACGAGGAGTATCTGGAGACCACATCCATGGGCAAGTCTGCCCAGACCGGATCCATCGACATCGAGCAGATCACCACGATCTCGACCGAGAGGGTGCTTTCGGGTGTGAGGATCGCAGAGGTCTACCTTGAGGGAGGGCCTGATCCAATCTATTACGCCCTTGCCTTGCTCGACAGGGATCAATCGGCTACAATCCTCAGACGGAGAATTAGAGAGCTGGATCGATCGATCGAGGGCCTTTTGGCCGAGGCGGCGGACCAGGAGGACGTCCTGGCCAGGATCAGATATCTCAGCCGTTCTGTCCGGAAGTATCTCCTCAGGGAGGCATGCAACGGGGAACTCCGAATCGTCACTCCCTCTGGAAAGGGCATCCCCCCACCTTTCGGTTTTCGTGAAATCAGGAACCAGCTTGAAACCGCACTCTCAAGGGATTTTTCGGTCGGCCTCGTGATCACGGGCAGCCATGCCGACCGGATCAAAGAGGCCCTTGTTCAGGCTCTCAATGAGCGGGGAATCGCCGTCTCTTGTGACCTCGCCAAGGCCCGGGTCCTTGTGAAAGGGACCATAGAGATCACTCCCCTGGAGCGGCAGGCATCGGAATGGAATTACGTACGATGGCGAATCCATTTGGATCTGCTGGATCAGAGGGAAGGAACCGTGTTCGGAAGCCTCAACGAAACGGGAAGGGAGGCCCACCTGAGTTTCCCCCAGGCCGAGGACCGGGCGGTTCGCAGGATACAGAAGAGGCTGGTCATGGATACGGCGGGCAAGGTGAAGGAGTATATTCTTCCACCTTGA